One segment of Rhodopirellula baltica SH 1 DNA contains the following:
- a CDS encoding PAS domain S-box protein: MKRSLTLALSVACVGIVMTAATVNVVRRSTMRHDQVRFEHLADRLHGEFQRRMQQSELGLVAVQCLFSASESVRYDEFTNLLAQINFEDEFLGAEAFGYLEIVPDTPEALESLSDELVASGLPPLRLLTPKSAGIPYDQVGDDRLIPARFIVKFVQPGTRFSQVIGLDMGEDLSRRKTAELSARTGQACITPRLQLVGADPDEVNFLYMVPHYRGLPTTEAERLESIVGWVGMVIDTSAVFEGLETATGSELGYRLFIQEGDKGKFEVASSGELGESYVNSFKHHAAEQIAGQRWDIEMFPTRTFATTASSLVWMIGLGGACCTALVSTLVFLLSSSAYRANRAAAKMTVDLRKLAMVAQRTTNAVIITDAERRITWVNEGFTRVSGYELHEVIGRTPGSFLQCEETDRRTIVEIRKALRDKTGFYGEMLNRRKSGEHYWVNLDIQPLHDVDGEHIGYLAIKNDVTQAHQAAEELKQATQRAEYALDGGRMSIWDWDVQQERVFYDSRCYSITGHGTSKDGDPIQAWFDRIHEDDLEHVEREIGRCVQGETDVFQIEWRCRRPDDQYNWLFARGQALQRDKDGRATFLAGTTMEINERKRVEAALIENTKRSQAMFNSSQDAILFLSDGELLDCNPRALEMFGFDSLDEMRSVNVSSLSPEYQPDGKRSDVESEKVMEMIRRDGKKHFEWTHQTKDKQPIDCDISVVSFELSGRIYEQAVIRDISSKKEMQRQLAQTQKLESIGQLAAGVAHEINTPMQCVFGNVEYLNTAFDKAFDLINSYRELRNDENPSELAQEVVPKAEASCRFDSLQRNITESIQEAHDASNRVIDIVRAMKTMSHPGTSDKSTTDLNQLIRDATTVARNHWKYVAKLELDLDETVTPLPLYPAQMSQVILNLVVNSADAIEERVGNDSHELGNISVATRNAGDDIQIVVSDTGSGMPESVQCRVFDPFFTTKDVGKGTGQGLAIAYDVVVKQHGGTIKVDSTPGEGTQFTITLPTNVDSGIGLILVENGIGSGEAGNLIEATVG; this comes from the coding sequence ATGAAGCGTTCTCTCACCCTTGCACTATCAGTTGCTTGCGTCGGGATAGTGATGACGGCGGCGACAGTGAATGTCGTTCGTCGATCAACGATGCGGCACGACCAGGTCCGATTTGAGCATCTTGCAGACCGCTTGCACGGCGAGTTTCAACGTCGGATGCAGCAGAGTGAACTAGGATTGGTCGCGGTTCAGTGCCTCTTTTCGGCGAGTGAATCGGTTCGGTACGACGAATTCACCAACTTGCTTGCACAAATCAATTTCGAAGATGAATTCCTTGGCGCAGAAGCGTTTGGGTATCTGGAGATCGTGCCTGATACACCTGAGGCACTGGAATCTCTTAGCGATGAACTGGTTGCCTCCGGTTTGCCTCCACTCCGATTGTTGACTCCCAAAAGCGCTGGTATTCCCTACGATCAGGTTGGCGACGACCGGCTCATTCCTGCGCGATTCATTGTCAAATTTGTTCAGCCCGGAACACGCTTTTCGCAGGTGATCGGTTTGGACATGGGCGAAGATCTCTCTCGGCGAAAAACGGCCGAACTATCTGCGCGTACCGGACAGGCCTGTATCACCCCGCGACTGCAACTCGTCGGCGCGGATCCTGACGAGGTGAACTTCCTGTACATGGTTCCCCATTACCGAGGTCTTCCCACGACCGAGGCCGAGCGATTGGAATCAATCGTCGGTTGGGTTGGAATGGTCATCGATACGTCTGCCGTGTTCGAAGGGTTGGAAACCGCGACCGGGTCCGAACTCGGCTACCGTTTGTTCATTCAGGAAGGCGACAAAGGCAAATTTGAGGTTGCTTCCAGCGGTGAGTTGGGAGAGTCCTATGTGAACAGCTTCAAACACCATGCAGCGGAACAAATTGCGGGGCAACGCTGGGACATCGAGATGTTCCCCACTCGAACTTTCGCGACCACGGCATCTTCATTGGTCTGGATGATCGGACTGGGTGGTGCCTGTTGCACGGCGTTGGTGTCCACACTGGTATTTCTTTTGAGCTCAAGCGCATACAGGGCCAATCGAGCCGCCGCGAAAATGACCGTGGATCTGCGTAAGTTGGCGATGGTCGCTCAGCGAACAACGAACGCCGTCATCATCACTGATGCTGAACGAAGGATCACGTGGGTCAACGAGGGATTCACACGAGTCAGCGGCTATGAACTTCACGAAGTGATCGGTAGGACACCCGGAAGTTTTTTGCAATGTGAAGAAACTGATCGTCGGACGATTGTAGAGATTCGAAAAGCACTCCGTGACAAAACTGGTTTCTATGGAGAGATGCTGAATCGTCGCAAGAGCGGAGAACACTACTGGGTGAACCTCGATATTCAGCCACTTCACGATGTGGACGGTGAACACATTGGCTACTTGGCGATCAAGAATGATGTCACTCAGGCCCATCAAGCTGCTGAAGAACTGAAGCAAGCCACTCAGCGAGCTGAGTACGCACTGGACGGTGGCAGAATGTCGATCTGGGACTGGGATGTTCAGCAAGAACGAGTCTTCTACGACAGCCGCTGCTATTCAATTACAGGACACGGAACATCTAAGGATGGTGATCCGATCCAAGCTTGGTTCGATCGCATTCACGAAGACGATCTTGAGCACGTGGAAAGAGAGATCGGCCGCTGCGTTCAAGGTGAGACTGACGTTTTTCAAATTGAATGGCGATGTAGACGTCCAGATGACCAATACAACTGGTTGTTTGCACGCGGTCAGGCGCTGCAGCGTGACAAGGACGGACGGGCAACGTTCCTTGCTGGAACGACGATGGAGATCAATGAACGCAAACGTGTTGAAGCGGCGCTCATTGAAAACACCAAGCGTTCGCAAGCGATGTTCAATTCATCGCAAGACGCCATCTTGTTTCTGTCCGACGGAGAACTACTGGATTGCAATCCAAGAGCGCTCGAAATGTTTGGGTTCGACAGCTTGGATGAAATGCGAAGTGTCAATGTGAGCTCACTGTCACCCGAGTATCAGCCCGACGGGAAACGATCTGACGTTGAGAGTGAAAAAGTCATGGAGATGATTCGTCGGGATGGAAAGAAGCACTTCGAGTGGACTCACCAAACGAAGGACAAACAACCAATCGATTGCGACATTTCGGTTGTCTCATTCGAGTTGTCGGGCCGCATCTACGAACAAGCAGTGATCCGTGACATTTCCAGCAAAAAGGAAATGCAGCGACAGTTGGCACAAACGCAAAAACTAGAAAGTATCGGTCAGCTTGCCGCCGGAGTCGCACACGAGATCAACACGCCGATGCAGTGCGTGTTTGGGAATGTGGAGTATCTCAACACGGCTTTTGACAAAGCATTCGACCTAATCAACTCCTACCGAGAACTACGCAACGATGAGAATCCAAGCGAGCTTGCGCAGGAAGTCGTGCCGAAGGCAGAAGCTTCTTGTCGATTTGATTCCTTGCAACGCAACATCACCGAGTCGATTCAGGAAGCTCACGACGCGTCGAATCGAGTGATTGATATCGTGCGAGCAATGAAGACAATGTCGCATCCCGGCACTTCAGACAAAAGCACAACGGATTTGAATCAACTGATTCGCGATGCAACCACCGTGGCTCGCAATCACTGGAAATACGTTGCGAAGTTGGAGTTGGATTTGGATGAAACCGTCACACCACTTCCTCTTTACCCCGCTCAAATGAGTCAGGTGATTCTGAACTTGGTGGTCAATTCCGCCGACGCGATCGAGGAACGAGTCGGAAACGACTCTCACGAACTTGGGAACATATCGGTTGCAACTCGTAACGCCGGAGATGACATACAAATCGTCGTGAGTGACACGGGCTCCGGTATGCCTGAAAGCGTCCAGTGCCGAGTCTTCGATCCGTTCTTTACGACGAAGGATGTTGGCAAGGGAACCGGGCAAGGACTGGCGATTGCGTATGATGTCGTGGTCAAGCAACACGGTGGAACGATCAAGGTAGATTCCACGCCCGGCGAAGGAACTCAGTTCACAATCACGCTTCCGACCAACGTCGATTCAGGAATCGGGCTGATTCTCGTAGAAAACGGAATCGGTTCTGGTGAAGCCGGGAATTTGATTGAAGCAACCGTTGGATAG
- a CDS encoding response regulator, which produces MNKTERILFVDDDTIVLRVLRRSMEEDYDVETADSGLKALEILRGTSPISCVVSDMRMPIMDGVELVQKISLEWPDIPCIILTGNQDEESERRAIEEANVFCLMNKPSPRGEIIEAIEGALKCRSEKEAPAKSDTHFTMSA; this is translated from the coding sequence ATGAACAAAACTGAGCGTATTTTATTCGTGGATGATGACACCATCGTCCTTCGTGTGCTCAGACGCAGCATGGAAGAAGACTACGACGTTGAGACCGCCGATTCAGGGCTGAAGGCACTCGAAATTCTGCGAGGTACATCGCCGATCAGCTGCGTGGTCAGTGACATGAGAATGCCAATCATGGACGGCGTCGAATTGGTCCAGAAAATCTCGTTGGAATGGCCGGACATTCCCTGCATCATCCTGACGGGCAACCAAGACGAAGAGAGCGAACGTCGCGCGATTGAAGAAGCGAACGTTTTTTGCTTGATGAACAAACCTTCGCCTCGTGGTGAAATCATCGAAGCGATCGAGGGTGCTCTGAAATGTCGAAGTGAAAAGGAAGCTCCGGCGAAATCAGATACTCATTTCACGATGAGTGCATGA
- a CDS encoding ABC transporter permease — translation MNWRPYFAVVWDSFHAAMASRVLWAAMLAIWILLAMLAPIGVREDYTTTFRFFDVYNGTRMKAMLAQGMVDPKQEDAPLGRIAEAMPEELSRKLKRVGEGDEVRIPLPMLTDALNDLIDQELKLAKGTVDEEAESKDDSKEASVSRHWYDAEAWKETVRLRELRELDEMPTEELSDSLIRRRGRLRIEAALPGVFEARSARSVLLTYGTLDFPTGFEIDRTQFESLFNQFVIPMLVHWLLGFVLVFLGILVTASIIPDMLQTGSLHLLLSKPVSRPALLIAKFVGGCAFVFLCVAQLVIGLYLIAGLRLEIWNPRILWCIPVAVFLFAVFFSVSVPAGLKWRSPIISIAAAGALAAICLVFSIISGVFDTRIVQPDRIAGLVRAGEDLLSLTNGGGLNRMDEDQLQWVPVIESKAMSNDRVLRPVAIDDDHVLTARIRNGKFNPFGSGSLDLIVLARDNDWKPQPGLRLPTATERLIPIGVTEDSGSGHTLAVNTADLLITHNRDILSSIGKKVEDEDNDTAEDGDESSDGRSPRGQGSNSIGAWLSTLVTMQGGATEEFVSILPRNVALSPPIRLAVPLAAEDATEDISSETTRLLILNGSQLQQLEPDGDPVENVWQRTQVADLARSDTPLPPVLAASSRFVIASTGDESARVFEGNELNEFYVGDWPEDIAPLSIHAVADDLFFVVTTEGSGHLLRVLDHDDASEQRLQITATLPVDDIETAMVEVAPDATTAQLIVAHDVDRISEFEVSHQSQSADISLIRSVEPERSFWRRIDRYGIGLLELLTPQVLALGDTTAGMVSGKKAFIIGGGDMETGEVVRYGIATPIISCGVFIIAMMLLSCIYFARSDF, via the coding sequence TTGAATTGGCGACCCTATTTCGCCGTCGTTTGGGATTCGTTTCACGCTGCGATGGCTTCACGTGTGCTTTGGGCCGCGATGCTGGCCATTTGGATCTTGCTAGCGATGCTCGCCCCGATCGGTGTTCGCGAAGATTACACGACGACGTTTCGTTTCTTCGATGTCTACAACGGGACACGAATGAAGGCGATGCTCGCCCAAGGCATGGTCGATCCCAAACAAGAAGACGCGCCGCTGGGCCGAATTGCCGAAGCAATGCCCGAAGAATTGTCGCGAAAGCTAAAGCGTGTCGGAGAAGGCGACGAGGTCCGCATTCCGTTGCCGATGCTGACCGACGCTTTGAATGATTTGATCGATCAAGAATTGAAGCTCGCGAAGGGAACGGTTGACGAAGAAGCCGAATCAAAAGACGACTCGAAGGAAGCATCCGTATCGCGACATTGGTACGACGCGGAAGCATGGAAAGAAACGGTTCGTCTTCGCGAACTTCGTGAGCTCGATGAGATGCCCACCGAAGAACTATCGGATTCCTTGATTCGGCGGCGTGGGCGATTGCGAATCGAGGCTGCTTTGCCGGGAGTCTTCGAGGCGAGAAGTGCGAGGTCGGTGTTGTTGACTTACGGCACGTTGGATTTCCCCACCGGGTTCGAGATCGATCGAACGCAATTTGAATCGCTATTCAATCAGTTCGTGATCCCGATGTTGGTTCACTGGTTGCTCGGCTTTGTGCTGGTTTTCCTGGGCATTTTGGTTACCGCTTCCATTATCCCCGACATGTTGCAGACGGGTTCGTTGCATCTACTGCTAAGCAAACCCGTTTCCCGTCCGGCTTTGCTGATCGCAAAGTTTGTGGGTGGGTGTGCATTCGTGTTTCTATGCGTGGCACAACTGGTCATTGGGCTGTATTTGATCGCGGGATTGCGTTTGGAAATTTGGAACCCGCGAATTTTGTGGTGCATCCCGGTCGCGGTCTTTCTCTTTGCGGTGTTCTTCAGTGTCTCCGTACCGGCTGGCTTGAAATGGCGATCGCCGATCATTTCGATTGCCGCCGCTGGTGCGTTGGCAGCAATCTGTTTGGTGTTCAGCATCATCTCCGGTGTTTTTGACACTCGAATTGTCCAGCCGGATCGAATTGCTGGTTTAGTACGAGCTGGCGAGGATCTGCTTTCACTCACCAACGGCGGTGGGCTGAATCGGATGGATGAAGATCAATTGCAATGGGTGCCGGTGATCGAGAGCAAAGCGATGTCGAATGATCGCGTTCTACGGCCCGTCGCGATCGATGACGATCATGTTTTGACGGCCAGAATCCGCAATGGAAAGTTCAATCCATTTGGATCTGGATCACTCGACTTGATCGTGTTGGCTCGCGACAACGATTGGAAACCTCAGCCGGGTTTGCGTTTGCCGACGGCGACGGAACGGCTGATTCCCATTGGTGTGACTGAAGATTCTGGATCCGGTCACACATTGGCGGTCAACACAGCGGATCTGTTGATCACTCACAACCGAGATATCTTGTCGTCAATCGGTAAGAAGGTTGAAGATGAGGATAACGATACCGCTGAAGACGGCGACGAAAGTTCAGATGGGCGTTCGCCGCGCGGACAAGGTTCCAATTCGATCGGCGCTTGGTTGAGTACGCTTGTGACGATGCAGGGTGGGGCAACCGAAGAGTTCGTTTCGATCTTGCCGCGGAACGTGGCTCTCAGTCCGCCGATACGATTAGCAGTTCCGCTGGCAGCCGAAGATGCGACGGAGGATATTTCTAGCGAGACAACACGTTTGCTGATTTTGAATGGAAGTCAATTGCAACAGTTGGAACCCGATGGAGATCCCGTCGAAAACGTGTGGCAGCGAACCCAAGTCGCTGACTTAGCCCGTTCGGATACACCGCTCCCTCCTGTTCTGGCAGCGTCGAGTCGATTTGTCATTGCCAGCACCGGCGACGAGTCCGCTCGAGTGTTCGAAGGAAACGAACTGAACGAGTTCTATGTTGGCGATTGGCCGGAAGACATCGCACCGCTTTCGATCCACGCCGTTGCGGACGATCTGTTTTTCGTTGTTACGACGGAAGGCAGCGGCCATTTGCTACGGGTACTCGACCACGATGACGCGTCGGAGCAACGTTTGCAGATCACCGCGACGCTGCCAGTGGATGACATCGAGACCGCGATGGTTGAAGTCGCGCCAGATGCTACGACAGCTCAGTTGATCGTCGCACACGATGTCGATCGAATCAGCGAATTTGAGGTCAGTCATCAATCGCAATCGGCAGACATATCGTTGATTCGCAGCGTTGAACCGGAACGATCGTTTTGGCGGCGAATTGACCGATACGGAATTGGTTTGCTGGAATTGTTAACGCCTCAAGTCTTGGCACTTGGTGATACCACCGCCGGGATGGTTTCAGGCAAGAAAGCATTCATTATCGGCGGTGGTGACATGGAAACCGGCGAAGTGGTTCGATACGGAATCGCCACGCCTATCATCAGTTGCGGTGTGTTCATCATCGCCATGATGTTGCTGAGTTGCATTTACTTCGCACGCAGTGACTTTTAA
- a CDS encoding ABC transporter ATP-binding protein, translating to MSSTIAEPTEDLPASDEVLETSGTIISVNGLQKVYRGSWLRSSHVHALSGVTLQADAGQVFGLLGPNGAGKTTLIKILLGVIRSSGGSASLFGLPAGSAAARRRVGYLPESLRVDRHHTARSALKYYGRLSGLDGTTIGNRSDELLKLVGLDGRDREPVRRFSKGMLQRLGLAQALMHDPDLLVLDEPTDGLDPVGRSEVRRVIERLRDSGKTIFLNSHILHEVELVCTHLAIMAKGRVLASGPINNLSGPGLKASTSELTIHMEIDLERSNLDTLQEQLQPMMSTDAAWQLVRSLGTKDLWRVQLNCDDQADVDASVDLVRGLGGSIVTLQPHRHTLEDTFMRLVQQAGAPVPNATL from the coding sequence GTGAGTTCCACCATCGCAGAACCGACCGAGGATCTTCCAGCCTCCGACGAAGTGCTGGAAACGTCGGGCACGATCATTTCCGTCAACGGTCTGCAAAAAGTCTATCGCGGCAGTTGGTTGCGATCTTCTCACGTTCACGCTCTTTCGGGTGTGACTCTCCAAGCCGATGCGGGTCAGGTATTTGGATTGTTGGGCCCCAATGGTGCTGGCAAAACGACCCTGATCAAAATTCTGCTCGGTGTCATTCGCTCTTCCGGAGGTTCGGCCAGCCTGTTTGGATTGCCCGCCGGATCGGCTGCCGCTCGTCGACGAGTTGGTTACCTGCCTGAATCGTTGCGAGTTGATCGACACCACACCGCACGTTCGGCACTCAAATACTATGGACGGTTGAGCGGTTTGGACGGCACGACGATCGGCAACCGCAGCGATGAACTGCTGAAGTTGGTTGGTCTGGATGGTCGTGATCGTGAGCCCGTGCGACGTTTCAGCAAGGGAATGTTGCAGCGTTTGGGTTTGGCGCAGGCTTTGATGCACGACCCTGATTTGTTGGTTTTGGACGAACCCACCGATGGATTGGACCCGGTCGGACGATCGGAAGTCCGTCGAGTGATCGAACGACTTCGTGATTCAGGAAAAACAATCTTTCTTAACAGTCACATCCTGCACGAAGTCGAATTGGTGTGCACTCATTTGGCGATCATGGCAAAAGGCCGTGTGCTCGCATCCGGGCCAATCAACAACCTCAGTGGGCCCGGGTTGAAGGCGTCGACATCAGAGTTGACGATCCACATGGAGATTGATCTGGAACGGTCCAACCTGGACACGCTCCAGGAACAGCTTCAGCCGATGATGTCCACCGACGCAGCGTGGCAATTGGTGCGTTCACTGGGAACCAAAGATCTTTGGCGAGTGCAATTGAATTGCGACGATCAAGCGGACGTCGATGCAAGCGTCGATTTGGTGCGAGGTCTGGGTGGATCCATCGTGACGTTGCAGCCGCACCGACACACGTTAGAAGACACCTTCATGCGATTGGTGCAGCAAGCCGGTGCTCCCGTCCCCAACGCGACGTTGTGA
- a CDS encoding sensor histidine kinase has protein sequence MGNLNCKNQVSGSIPFQPAKDMVIVTPISHRPLTLRTPVTLGVVLIVLVVLLTAVWISGTVWGAVRNDSTSGMFWVMLGAGAPLLVAVLAGVIAYLTLSVKAFNLNRRQSNFIDSVTHELKSPIASLKLYLQTMTRHDVSVEQQKEFHLIMLEDVERLDSLINHLLDAARVERGGEAYEASDLSLETVLSKCAQGACVRYKMPPETVSIHCPAIYVHAPVVQIEILFRNLIDNAIKYGGSPPKVELTAVCSPTGDVTVSVLDNGTGIPANLRRKVFGRFVRLGSELERSKQGTGLGLYLVRNITHALGGRINIQDGHWTVATETGPTDSTKSAGADQPPSNPESIANRKPTGTRVDVTLPNGKIIQPETGADEPPSKE, from the coding sequence TTGGGCAATTTGAATTGCAAGAACCAAGTGTCTGGTTCGATTCCATTTCAACCTGCAAAGGACATGGTCATCGTCACGCCCATCTCGCACCGCCCGCTGACTTTGCGAACGCCCGTTACGCTGGGCGTCGTTCTGATCGTTTTGGTCGTCCTGCTGACCGCAGTTTGGATCAGCGGAACGGTTTGGGGCGCTGTTCGAAACGATTCCACGTCGGGGATGTTTTGGGTGATGCTGGGCGCCGGTGCGCCACTGCTCGTCGCGGTTTTGGCTGGCGTGATCGCTTATCTGACGCTATCGGTCAAGGCATTCAACCTCAATCGTCGCCAATCAAACTTTATCGATTCAGTCACGCACGAACTGAAAAGCCCGATCGCGTCATTGAAGTTGTATTTGCAAACGATGACCCGGCACGATGTCAGTGTGGAACAACAGAAAGAGTTCCACCTCATCATGTTGGAAGACGTCGAGCGACTGGACAGTCTGATCAATCACCTGTTGGATGCAGCTCGGGTGGAACGAGGCGGGGAGGCTTACGAAGCCAGCGATCTGTCGTTGGAAACGGTTCTGTCCAAATGCGCCCAAGGCGCCTGCGTGCGATACAAAATGCCACCGGAAACCGTCAGCATTCACTGCCCCGCGATCTACGTTCACGCCCCGGTCGTGCAAATTGAAATCTTATTTCGCAATTTGATCGACAACGCCATCAAGTACGGTGGCTCACCTCCCAAAGTTGAGCTGACCGCGGTTTGTTCTCCTACGGGCGATGTGACTGTGTCGGTCCTCGACAATGGGACCGGCATCCCCGCCAACTTGCGAAGGAAAGTTTTCGGTCGCTTTGTGCGTTTGGGAAGTGAACTGGAACGAAGCAAGCAGGGCACCGGGCTGGGACTGTATTTGGTTCGCAACATCACGCATGCTCTGGGCGGTCGCATCAATATCCAAGACGGACACTGGACGGTGGCAACCGAGACGGGTCCGACCGATTCCACAAAGTCCGCCGGCGCGGACCAACCGCCAAGCAATCCGGAATCCATCGCCAACCGTAAGCCAACTGGCACACGAGTGGACGTCACACTTCCCAACGGAAAGATCATCCAGCCGGAAACCGGGGCCGATGAGCCACCATCGAAAGAATGA